The following proteins are co-located in the Imtechella halotolerans genome:
- a CDS encoding methyltransferase domain-containing protein, translated as MYEHTYPSKRFKRTIQFVSKHISKDESLLDLGVKNPLSSLLIQEGYRVKNTNGEDLDQELRAIMEENYTTVTAFEILEHLLNPYGILKNIKASKIVISVPLRLWFAPAYRSKTDIRDRHYHEFEDWQLEWLLEKTGWKIMATEKFTHPVKKIGIRPILRLFTPRYYLIYAERDTK; from the coding sequence ATGTACGAACATACTTATCCATCTAAACGTTTTAAACGAACAATTCAATTTGTCTCTAAACATATTTCAAAGGATGAATCACTTTTAGATCTAGGCGTTAAAAACCCTTTATCCTCCCTATTAATTCAAGAAGGTTACAGGGTAAAAAACACAAATGGAGAAGATCTTGACCAAGAGCTCCGGGCTATCATGGAAGAAAATTATACCACTGTTACGGCTTTTGAAATACTCGAACATCTATTAAACCCCTACGGCATCTTAAAAAACATAAAAGCTTCTAAAATTGTCATTTCTGTTCCTTTGAGACTTTGGTTTGCACCTGCTTACCGTAGTAAAACAGATATACGTGACAGGCATTATCATGAATTTGAAGATTGGCAATTAGAGTGGCTACTAGAAAAAACAGGATGGAAAATAATGGCTACTGAGAAATTCACTCACCCTGTAAAAAAAATCGGGATAAGACCTATATTAAGACTCTTTACACCTCGTTACTATCTTATTTATGCTGAGCGTGATACTAAATAA
- a CDS encoding endonuclease/exonuclease/phosphatase family protein, producing the protein MKYTILLSLFFLTINSTFSQEIKVLSYNIRYDNQDDGLDSWTASKRNQKVASLLNELNADVIGIQEALHHQLTYLNNQLIQYKWIGVGRDDGKIEGEHAPIFYNHKKLKLKKWGYFWLSETPNKPSKGWDANCCNRIATWAIFKVKNRQFFFINTHFDHQGTRAQYESAQLILEKSQRFSKDLPIILTGDLNVSPSSSAIQTLKSKLKDSHSTALQLIGPNGTYNAFKHSMVPTDEKRIDYIFHSYSWKTIEFKTLDIKYQNRYPSDHFPILATLKLE; encoded by the coding sequence ATGAAGTACACCATATTACTTTCCCTTTTCTTTTTAACTATCAATAGTACTTTTAGTCAAGAAATCAAGGTTTTATCATATAACATTCGGTATGACAATCAAGATGATGGACTAGACAGCTGGACAGCATCCAAACGAAACCAAAAAGTAGCTTCATTATTAAATGAATTAAATGCAGATGTCATAGGTATCCAAGAAGCCTTACATCATCAATTAACCTATCTAAACAATCAACTAATCCAATACAAATGGATTGGTGTAGGAAGAGATGATGGTAAAATTGAAGGGGAACACGCTCCCATATTTTATAATCACAAAAAACTCAAACTCAAAAAATGGGGGTATTTTTGGCTTTCAGAAACACCTAACAAACCCTCTAAAGGTTGGGACGCCAATTGCTGTAATCGAATTGCAACATGGGCAATTTTTAAAGTAAAAAATCGCCAATTCTTCTTTATTAATACCCATTTCGACCACCAAGGAACACGAGCCCAATACGAAAGTGCCCAGTTAATTCTTGAAAAATCACAGCGTTTTTCAAAGGACTTACCAATCATCTTAACAGGAGACCTGAATGTTTCTCCTTCTTCAAGCGCCATTCAAACCCTAAAATCTAAACTAAAAGATAGTCACTCCACAGCACTCCAACTAATTGGACCGAACGGGACTTACAATGCCTTCAAGCATTCTATGGTACCAACTGATGAAAAAAGAATCGATTACATTTTCCATTCCTATAGTTGGAAAACTATTGAATTTAAAACCTTAGACATTAAGTACCAAAACAGATATCCCTCCGATCATTTTCCGATTTTAGCCACCTTAAAGTTAGAATAA